A section of the Penaeus chinensis breed Huanghai No. 1 chromosome 17, ASM1920278v2, whole genome shotgun sequence genome encodes:
- the LOC125034015 gene encoding transcription initiation factor IIE subunit beta-like, whose amino-acid sequence MDRSLMRDRDAFLKRAMATPSVEVKKRRNDVPMPEPPKKKVTKTTPSNDAGSYKSMSGGSQYKFGVLTRIVRHMKTRHQDGETHPLSLEEILDETNQLNAGPKVKQWLITEALPNNPKIQEIDSKYLFKPPLPVRDRKSMLKLLRQHDMKGHGGVLLDDIQESLPHCDKTMKMLDSEILRITRQTDKKQIIFYHDKGINFPVEKEFQQLWRNTSVDGLQDDNIEEYLNKQGIKSMQDTGPKIKPIRRKAKKGRQRATKISDNEHMQGVLQIYDDV is encoded by the exons ATGGACAGGTCATTGATGAGGGACCGAGATGCCTTCCTGAAGCGGGCTATGGCTACGCCTTC AGTGGAGGTCAAGAAGCGCAGAAATGACGTCCCTATGCCAGAGCCGCCCAAAAAGAAGGTGACCAAAACGACACCCTCCAACGATGCTGGCTC ATACAAATCTATGTCAGGTGGGAGCCAGTACAAGTTTGGTGTCTTGACGAGGATTGTGCGCCACATGAAAACGCGTCACCAAGATGGGGAGACTCACCCGCTAAGCCTCGAAGAGATTCTTGACGAGACAAACCAGTTAAATGCTGGGCCTAAGGTCAAACAG TGGCTCATCACTGAAGCCCTGCCCAACAACCCCAAGATCCAAGAGATCGACAGCAAGTATCTCTTTAAGCCGCCGCTGCCAGTGAGGGACCGGAAGAGCATGCTGAAACTGCTGCGGCAACATGACATGAAGGGCCATGGGGGGGTGTTGCTAGATGATATACAGGAATCCCTGCCACACTGCGACAAGACCATGAAG atGCTGGACTCGGAGATCCTGCGAATCACACGCCAAACAGACAAGAAACAGATCATCTTCTACCACGACAAGGGCATTAACTTCCCTGTGGAGAAGGAATTCCAGCAACTATGGAGGAACACATCAGTTGATGGCTTGCAGGATGACAACATTGAGGAGTATCTTAACAAACAG gGCATCAAGTCTATGCAGGATACAGGGCCGAAGATCAAGCCCATCCGGAGAAAGGCCAAAAAGGGCAGACAGAGAGCCACCAAGATCTCAGACAACGAGCACATGCAGGGTGTTCTTCAGATATACGACGATGTGTAA